The following proteins are encoded in a genomic region of Candidatus Neomarinimicrobiota bacterium:
- a CDS encoding SDR family oxidoreductase, which translates to MNNLFDVNDQVIVITGGAGVLGSDLARALYGLGAKIAILDLNEIAGDELVVELHKKPGQAISLKTNILEEDSIAAAADEVVNRFGRIDCLINAGGGNHPKATTGPDLSFFDVPKEAFQFVSDLNLLGTVLPSQVIGKIIAKQESGIILNISSMNAFRPLTRIPAYSAAKAAVSNFTQWLAVHLAQEYSPKIRVNAIAPGFFLTNQNRFLLTDEKTGELTTRGKQIIDHTPQGRFGDPEDLIGTVVWLLSPASIFITGVVVPVDGGFSAFSGV; encoded by the coding sequence TTGAACAATCTATTCGATGTTAATGATCAGGTCATTGTGATCACCGGAGGGGCGGGCGTTCTAGGCAGCGATCTGGCCAGAGCCCTGTATGGTTTGGGAGCGAAGATTGCCATTCTTGATCTCAATGAAATTGCAGGGGATGAATTGGTGGTGGAGCTTCATAAGAAACCAGGCCAGGCCATCAGTTTGAAAACAAATATTCTGGAAGAAGATTCAATTGCAGCAGCGGCGGATGAGGTTGTGAATCGATTTGGTCGGATCGATTGCTTGATTAACGCGGGTGGTGGGAATCATCCCAAGGCAACAACGGGTCCAGACCTGAGCTTTTTCGATGTTCCTAAAGAAGCTTTCCAGTTTGTTTCCGACCTGAATTTGCTGGGCACTGTTCTGCCCAGTCAGGTGATTGGTAAGATTATCGCCAAACAGGAATCAGGAATTATTCTGAATATATCTTCGATGAATGCTTTTCGACCCCTCACACGCATTCCTGCTTATTCTGCCGCAAAAGCAGCTGTGAGCAATTTTACCCAGTGGTTGGCAGTGCATCTAGCTCAGGAGTATTCACCTAAAATCCGGGTGAATGCAATCGCACCTGGATTTTTCCTCACCAATCAGAATCGTTTTTTACTTACTGATGAGAAAACAGGCGAGCTAACAACCAGAGGCAAGCAGATCATTGATCATACACCCCAGGGACGTTTCGGAGATCCAGAAGATCTCATCGGAACCGTTGTATGGTTATTATCACCGGCTTCAATATTTATCACTGGTGTCGTAGTCCCCGTGGATGGTGGGTTTTCCGCTTTCAGTGGTGTTTAA
- a CDS encoding TRAP transporter large permease, producing the protein MDMSILVLIISFVVLLGLNVPIGFSIGLSTTFTMLFTIPMGPAITTVAQRMATGIDSFALLAIPFFILSGQLMGRGGIARRLIEFAKVLVGMLPGGLAYVNVLACMFFGAISGSAVAATSAIGGFMIPIMNKEGYDRNFNTAVTVTASTTGLLIPPSNVLIVYSLASGGISIAALFIAGYVPGIMIGIALILVAAFLAKRRGYPRGERVAFLPGVKKLLDAIPSMMLIVIVIGGIIAGIFTATEASAIAVLYSLLLSVVFYREIKPSQLPEILLKTVETTAIVMLLIGTSSAMSWILSYENIPQNISQALVSLTESKIVILMIINLVLLVVGTFMDMTPAILIFTPIFLPVVAELGISPLHFGIMMVLNLSIGLTTPPVGSVLFVGCGIGKTTIGGLTKALLPFYAVMVLVLIAVTYFPWITESLPRYLGY; encoded by the coding sequence CAGCAATAACCACGGTGGCCCAGAGAATGGCCACAGGAATTGATAGTTTTGCACTCTTGGCAATTCCCTTCTTTATTCTATCTGGACAGCTCATGGGGCGTGGGGGCATTGCTAGGCGCTTGATTGAATTTGCAAAAGTTTTGGTGGGGATGTTACCCGGGGGACTGGCTTATGTGAATGTCCTGGCTTGTATGTTTTTTGGTGCGATATCTGGTTCGGCTGTTGCTGCAACATCAGCCATTGGTGGGTTTATGATCCCCATCATGAACAAGGAAGGATACGATAGGAACTTTAACACAGCGGTAACTGTAACTGCCTCAACCACAGGGCTTTTAATCCCTCCAAGTAATGTTCTTATTGTCTATTCCCTGGCCAGTGGAGGAATCTCAATTGCAGCGTTGTTTATCGCTGGATACGTTCCCGGGATTATGATTGGGATCGCTTTGATCCTGGTCGCTGCTTTTTTGGCAAAACGCCGTGGATATCCCAGGGGTGAGCGGGTTGCATTTTTACCAGGTGTAAAGAAATTATTAGATGCCATACCAAGTATGATGCTTATCGTGATCGTCATTGGAGGGATTATTGCCGGAATTTTCACTGCCACGGAAGCCAGTGCAATTGCTGTGCTCTACTCACTCCTGTTATCAGTGGTTTTTTATCGCGAGATTAAACCGTCTCAATTGCCAGAGATTCTCCTGAAAACAGTTGAGACGACAGCTATTGTCATGTTGCTGATTGGCACATCTTCCGCCATGTCCTGGATCTTATCCTACGAAAACATCCCCCAAAATATTAGTCAGGCCTTGGTATCATTGACTGAGAGCAAAATTGTCATTCTCATGATCATTAATCTGGTGTTGTTGGTTGTTGGTACTTTTATGGACATGACCCCTGCCATCCTGATTTTCACGCCAATTTTTCTACCCGTCGTGGCGGAACTGGGAATCAGTCCTCTGCATTTTGGGATTATGATGGTTCTCAATCTAAGTATCGGTTTGACGACACCACCTGTTGGCTCGGTTCTTTTTGTGGGCTGCGGGATCGGAAAAACAACAATTGGGGGCTTAACGAAGGCGCTATTGCCATTTTACGCTGTCATGGTTTTGGTACTGATCGCTGTGACATACTTCCCCTGGATCACTGAATCCTTACCTCGTTATCTTGGCTATTAA